The Marinomonas profundi DNA segment TCACGTACCTTACATGATTTAAGTCACCGCGCTGCCAAGCCCTTTGTTTCAGTGCATTGCGGCGCGATTCCGGCGGATTTATTGGAAAGCGAGTTGTTTGGCTATGTGAAAGGCGCGTTTACTGGGGCGGAAAAAGACAAGGTGGGTTTGTTGAGTTTGGCCGATAGTGGCACCTTGTTCTTGGATGAAATTGGCGAAATGCCCTTGGCGATGCAGGTGAAATTACTGCGAGTACTGCAAGAAGGCACTTTTTTCCCTGTCGGTGGGCGAGAACAGAAATACATCGACATTCGGGTGATTTCCGCAACCAATGCCGACTTACTCGAAAAAGTCCGCGAAGGCAGTTTTCGAGAAGATCTATATTACCGCATCAAAGGCGTCAATATTGAAACTCAAGCGCTTGCACAGCGGCTAGAAGATGTTCCTGTACTCTTGCAATCTTTCTTACAGCGTTTGCAACGTCAGCAAGCGAAACAACTGCAACTCAGCCCAGAAGCCGTGCAATGGTTTCGCGATCAATCGTGGCCGGGCAATGTACGTGAATTGAAAAATGCTTTGGAAAGCGTGGCGTCTATTTGTCCGCAAGGGCGCATTACCATAGACGATATTCAGCTACTCTATCCCACGGGCGAACGTACTCGTCACACCGCGGCAACCTTGCCGACCAGCGACGCCTCGTTAGACGAACAAGTTCGAGACCTTGAAATTCGACTGATTAACCAAGCCCTAGAAAAACAACAAGGCAACCGCACTCAAGCGGCCAAGCAACTGGGCATTTCACGGCAGGGGTTGATCAAAAAGATAGAAAGGTATGGGTTAACCTTTTGAATTATGGGTAGATTTGTTTGTTATATGGCAAACTTTTTATAAATACGTTATTTTATTTGTTATATAGCAAACTTATAAGCCTTTAAATACAGGTGTGGGTGGCGAAATGGCCAATCGAGAAGAAATCGGCGAGAAAATTTGCGCAGCACGTAAGGCGCTGAAGAAAACGCAAAAGCAAATGGCAGAACAGACAGGTATTCATAAATCGACCTTGTCGTTGATTGAAAACGGCCGTTTTACTGGCTCGTTGGATATCCTAGAACGCTACTTAGACGCTGTTGGTTTAACACTAGAAGTCGCTCCTAAAAAGCATCGATTACCCCAATGGGATGAAATAGAAGCCCTATTTGCGGAGGATGACTGATGTCTGCTGAAATCTCCTCTATTTTATTCCCGAATAAAATAGATAAGCTCACGGTTTGTGCAGAAGGTTATGAACTTGGCTTGTTAACCAATGCTTCTAGGCATCATTATCAGCCTAGCCAAACAGAGCGTTTTGTTTCTCTGACCATGACTAAGCCAGATTTAGACGGTTATTCTTCTGGTGCCCTGCATCCTATTTTTTCTCAGAATCTTCCCGAAGGTTTTAATCGTCGTTTTATTGCTGAGAAACTGGCGCGTTATGCTCGGGTTGATGATATGTATTTGTTGGCGCTGCAAGGAGAACATGGCATTGGTCGCTTGTCTTATCGTGGCGAGTTGGCTTTACCCGAGTTAGAGCCTGTTGGCTTGGATGATATTTTGCGGTATCAGGGGAAGCAGCCTTTGTTTCCACAGTTACTGGAAAAATATTATCTGCGCAATAGTTTAGCCGGTGTGCAGCCTAAGGTGAGTATTCCGAATGCCAGTTTGTCGACGGGGCGAAGCTTGCAGCAGAAAGATCTGATCGTTAAATCATTTGATGCTGAGTTTACCTTGCTGACCGTGAACGAATTTGTTTGTATGGAAGCGGCAAGATTTTGTGGTTTAGAGCCGCCTAAAACCTATTTGTCCGAAAACTTAGATACCTTTGTTGTAGAGCGCTTTGATAAACCAAATGGCGAGAGCTTAGGTTATGAAGATTTTACTACCTTGCTGAAAAAGCCCAATACACCAGATGCAAAATACAGTGGCAGCTATGAGGCCTTGTTGAAAGCGACTTTTATGTACACCAATAGTCTTGACGAAGTGCGTAAAATGTATCGGTATATTGTATTTAACTGCCTTATTGGCAACGGTGATGCGCATCTG contains these protein-coding regions:
- a CDS encoding type II toxin-antitoxin system HipA family toxin, translating into MSAEISSILFPNKIDKLTVCAEGYELGLLTNASRHHYQPSQTERFVSLTMTKPDLDGYSSGALHPIFSQNLPEGFNRRFIAEKLARYARVDDMYLLALQGEHGIGRLSYRGELALPELEPVGLDDILRYQGKQPLFPQLLEKYYLRNSLAGVQPKVSIPNASLSTGRSLQQKDLIVKSFDAEFTLLTVNEFVCMEAARFCGLEPPKTYLSENLDTFVVERFDKPNGESLGYEDFTTLLKKPNTPDAKYSGSYEALLKATFMYTNSLDEVRKMYRYIVFNCLIGNGDAHLKNFALQYTPDMTRIFVAPPFDITHTVIYQTIDDKMALKLAKSHAFPDYKTLLGLADSALFRIRDAKDIIDSTAQGILESLAGSNEVALLTGLKDSIEKSVAVGMSVQAISKDFRHDKKRKFE
- a CDS encoding sigma-54-dependent transcriptional regulator yields the protein MTQNKILLVDDEPAFRELASRWLAKQDYHVKTAGSLDEARSALTSFDADLVLLDLSMPPHFDPQVTLDAMDEFAGRPVIIITGHADRDLALKAIELGAWDFIAKPIDPDMLAVVVRRAITKTTLERELTQLKQASHSPQGASAYIGHSMSSQKVRALVERIAPTDVRVLVTGPSGTGKEVISRTLHDLSHRAAKPFVSVHCGAIPADLLESELFGYVKGAFTGAEKDKVGLLSLADSGTLFLDEIGEMPLAMQVKLLRVLQEGTFFPVGGREQKYIDIRVISATNADLLEKVREGSFREDLYYRIKGVNIETQALAQRLEDVPVLLQSFLQRLQRQQAKQLQLSPEAVQWFRDQSWPGNVRELKNALESVASICPQGRITIDDIQLLYPTGERTRHTAATLPTSDASLDEQVRDLEIRLINQALEKQQGNRTQAAKQLGISRQGLIKKIERYGLTF
- a CDS encoding helix-turn-helix domain-containing protein, with amino-acid sequence MANREEIGEKICAARKALKKTQKQMAEQTGIHKSTLSLIENGRFTGSLDILERYLDAVGLTLEVAPKKHRLPQWDEIEALFAEDD